The Nomia melanderi isolate GNS246 chromosome 7, iyNomMela1, whole genome shotgun sequence genome includes a window with the following:
- the LOC116424268 gene encoding esterase E4-like isoform X1 produces the protein MSHHEQIERMFKHHLSYKIRGQLNIYNRIIIFTLFRWSVASLVRVGSTMYNPIVIVKQGKLRGAVEKSVLGTSFIAFHEIPFAAPPIGELRFKDPQPPAPWTDVKDVSKPVGKRSLQLQELNPQNVIGTEDCLYLNVYTASLDQCKPVMFWIHGGGYLSGTGSFEEKRPDYLLTKDVVVVSVNYRLGAFGFLNLGHKAAPGNQGLKDLIAALEWVKENISNFGGDPNNVTAFGASAGGVLTHALAVSPRAKGLIHKAIMQSGLLSCPWNAGQSRPERGFKLANALGTDSTDPEEVVRYLRTVDAADIVNATKNILTKEEDSIFSLPFSLNTDDVADNPVLPLPMEQMMEKDICIPVIVGYTSHEFIMFLKDNSDKTMMHFNSILPQYVKLLAKLKKLEPEKIEMLLETVRDRYLDKEPISAQNLEKFSDFITDLYFGIPVKMYLEDRVKRTSTPSYCYVYSYVGTQKTHTDILVNRVIKGASHVDELAYLFYLKSIKVDDPEPPAIGTKDRLTIERLTSLWTNFGRTGNPTPCLDENIKVLWEPATEDQFKYLDIGEELQLLCIEPHIFNCS, from the exons ATGTCTCATCATGAGCAAATTGAAAGAATGTTTAAACATCACTTGTCTTATAAAATTCGCggacagttgaatatttataatagaataatcatATTTACATTAT TTCGTTGGAGTGTTGCCAGCTTGGTGAGAGTCGGGTCAACAATGTACAATCCTATAGTTATAGTAAAGCAAGGTAAATTACGAGGTGCTGTAGAGAAAAGTGTTCTTGGCACTTCCTTCATCGCGTTTCATGAGATACCTTTCGCTGCTCCCCCAATCGGTGAACTCAGATTTAAG GACCCCCAACCACCAGCGCCATGGACGGACGTCAAAGATGTCAGCAAACCTGTCGGGAAACGTTCCCTGCAATTGCAAGAACTGAACCCGCAAAACGTGATCGGCACGGAGGACTGTCTTTATCTTAATGTTTACACTGCGTCTCTCGACCAGTGTAAACCGGTCATGTTCTGGATTCATGGCGGAGGATACCTATCGGGGACAGGAAGCTTCGAGGAGAAGCGGCCCGATTATTTATTAACGAAAGACGTCGTGGTCGTTTCGGTTAATTATAGACTCGGCGCTTTCG GTTTCTTAAATTTGGGTCACAAGGCGGCGCCGGGCAACCAGGGACTAAAAGATTTGATTGCTGCTCTGGAGTGGGtcaaggaaaatatttctaacttcGGAGGTGACCCTAACAATGTCACAGCTTTCGGCGCGAGCGCCGGAGGTGTCCTGACGCATGCGTTGGCTGTATCGCCGCGCGCGAAAG GACTGATCCACAAGGCGATTATGCAAAGTGGATTGCTGTCGTGTCCATGGAACGCAGGACAAAGTCGACCGGAACGTGGTTTTAAACTTGCTAACGCCCTCGGGACAGATTCTACCGATCCTGAAGAAGTTGTTAGATATCTTCGCACTGTCGACGCGGCGGATATCGTGAACGCTACTAAAAACATTCTTACGAAAGAG GAAGACAGTATATTCTCTCTTCCGTTTTCATTGAACACTGATGACGTAGCTGACAACCCTGTCCTACCATTGCCTATGGAACAAATGATGGAAAAAGATATTTGTATTCCTGTGATAGTAGGGTACACGTCGCATGAGTTCATTATGTTCCTTAAAG ACAATTCCGACAAGACAATGATGCATTTTAATAGCATTCTACCACAGTATGTGAAACTGTTAGCAAAATTAAAGAAGCTAGAGCCCGAAaagattgaaatgttattggaaACTGTTAGAGATCGGTATTTGGATAAGGAACCGATCAGTGCACAGAATTTGGAGAAATTCTCAGACTTCATAACTGATTTATATTTTGGAATACCTGTGAAAATGTATTTAGAAGATCGAGTGAAAAGGACGTCAACGCCTAGTTATTGTTACGTATACTCGTATGTCGGCACTCAGAAAACACACACGGATATCTTAGTAAACCGTGTTATAAAAG GTGCGTCTCACGTCGACGAATTGGCGTATCTGTTTTACTTGAAATCTATTAAGGTTGACGATCCGGAGCCACCAGCAATAGGAACGAAAGATAGATTAACGATAGAACGTTTGACTAGTTTGTGGACCAATTTTGGCAGAACGGG GAATCCTACGCCGTGTctcgatgaaaatattaaagtcCTTTGGGAGCCTGCGACGGAGGATCAATTCAAGTATCTTGACATCGGCGAAGAACTTCAATTATTATGTATAGAACCACACATTTTTAACTgcagttaa
- the LOC116424268 gene encoding esterase FE4-like isoform X3 — protein MYNPIVIVKQGKLRGAVEKSVLGTSFIAFHEIPFAAPPIGELRFKDPQPPAPWTDVKDVSKPVGKRSLQLQELNPQNVIGTEDCLYLNVYTASLDQCKPVMFWIHGGGYLSGTGSFEEKRPDYLLTKDVVVVSVNYRLGAFGFLNLGHKAAPGNQGLKDLIAALEWVKENISNFGGDPNNVTAFGASAGGVLTHALAVSPRAKGLIHKAIMQSGLLSCPWNAGQSRPERGFKLANALGTDSTDPEEVVRYLRTVDAADIVNATKNILTKEEDSIFSLPFSLNTDDVADNPVLPLPMEQMMEKDICIPVIVGYTSHEFIMFLKDNSDKTMMHFNSILPQYVKLLAKLKKLEPEKIEMLLETVRDRYLDKEPISAQNLEKFSDFITDLYFGIPVKMYLEDRVKRTSTPSYCYVYSYVGTQKTHTDILVNRVIKGASHVDELAYLFYLKSIKVDDPEPPAIGTKDRLTIERLTSLWTNFGRTGNPTPCLDENIKVLWEPATEDQFKYLDIGEELQLLCIEPHIFNCS, from the exons ATGTACAATCCTATAGTTATAGTAAAGCAAGGTAAATTACGAGGTGCTGTAGAGAAAAGTGTTCTTGGCACTTCCTTCATCGCGTTTCATGAGATACCTTTCGCTGCTCCCCCAATCGGTGAACTCAGATTTAAG GACCCCCAACCACCAGCGCCATGGACGGACGTCAAAGATGTCAGCAAACCTGTCGGGAAACGTTCCCTGCAATTGCAAGAACTGAACCCGCAAAACGTGATCGGCACGGAGGACTGTCTTTATCTTAATGTTTACACTGCGTCTCTCGACCAGTGTAAACCGGTCATGTTCTGGATTCATGGCGGAGGATACCTATCGGGGACAGGAAGCTTCGAGGAGAAGCGGCCCGATTATTTATTAACGAAAGACGTCGTGGTCGTTTCGGTTAATTATAGACTCGGCGCTTTCG GTTTCTTAAATTTGGGTCACAAGGCGGCGCCGGGCAACCAGGGACTAAAAGATTTGATTGCTGCTCTGGAGTGGGtcaaggaaaatatttctaacttcGGAGGTGACCCTAACAATGTCACAGCTTTCGGCGCGAGCGCCGGAGGTGTCCTGACGCATGCGTTGGCTGTATCGCCGCGCGCGAAAG GACTGATCCACAAGGCGATTATGCAAAGTGGATTGCTGTCGTGTCCATGGAACGCAGGACAAAGTCGACCGGAACGTGGTTTTAAACTTGCTAACGCCCTCGGGACAGATTCTACCGATCCTGAAGAAGTTGTTAGATATCTTCGCACTGTCGACGCGGCGGATATCGTGAACGCTACTAAAAACATTCTTACGAAAGAG GAAGACAGTATATTCTCTCTTCCGTTTTCATTGAACACTGATGACGTAGCTGACAACCCTGTCCTACCATTGCCTATGGAACAAATGATGGAAAAAGATATTTGTATTCCTGTGATAGTAGGGTACACGTCGCATGAGTTCATTATGTTCCTTAAAG ACAATTCCGACAAGACAATGATGCATTTTAATAGCATTCTACCACAGTATGTGAAACTGTTAGCAAAATTAAAGAAGCTAGAGCCCGAAaagattgaaatgttattggaaACTGTTAGAGATCGGTATTTGGATAAGGAACCGATCAGTGCACAGAATTTGGAGAAATTCTCAGACTTCATAACTGATTTATATTTTGGAATACCTGTGAAAATGTATTTAGAAGATCGAGTGAAAAGGACGTCAACGCCTAGTTATTGTTACGTATACTCGTATGTCGGCACTCAGAAAACACACACGGATATCTTAGTAAACCGTGTTATAAAAG GTGCGTCTCACGTCGACGAATTGGCGTATCTGTTTTACTTGAAATCTATTAAGGTTGACGATCCGGAGCCACCAGCAATAGGAACGAAAGATAGATTAACGATAGAACGTTTGACTAGTTTGTGGACCAATTTTGGCAGAACGGG GAATCCTACGCCGTGTctcgatgaaaatattaaagtcCTTTGGGAGCCTGCGACGGAGGATCAATTCAAGTATCTTGACATCGGCGAAGAACTTCAATTATTATGTATAGAACCACACATTTTTAACTgcagttaa
- the LOC116424268 gene encoding esterase FE4-like isoform X2, producing MILVRKQFALYAQSFCKVRWSVASLVRVGSTMYNPIVIVKQGKLRGAVEKSVLGTSFIAFHEIPFAAPPIGELRFKDPQPPAPWTDVKDVSKPVGKRSLQLQELNPQNVIGTEDCLYLNVYTASLDQCKPVMFWIHGGGYLSGTGSFEEKRPDYLLTKDVVVVSVNYRLGAFGFLNLGHKAAPGNQGLKDLIAALEWVKENISNFGGDPNNVTAFGASAGGVLTHALAVSPRAKGLIHKAIMQSGLLSCPWNAGQSRPERGFKLANALGTDSTDPEEVVRYLRTVDAADIVNATKNILTKEEDSIFSLPFSLNTDDVADNPVLPLPMEQMMEKDICIPVIVGYTSHEFIMFLKDNSDKTMMHFNSILPQYVKLLAKLKKLEPEKIEMLLETVRDRYLDKEPISAQNLEKFSDFITDLYFGIPVKMYLEDRVKRTSTPSYCYVYSYVGTQKTHTDILVNRVIKGASHVDELAYLFYLKSIKVDDPEPPAIGTKDRLTIERLTSLWTNFGRTGNPTPCLDENIKVLWEPATEDQFKYLDIGEELQLLCIEPHIFNCS from the exons ATGATTCTGGTACGAAAGCAATTCGCCTTGTATGCTCAATCTTTCTGCAAAGTTCGTTGGAGTGTTGCCAGCTTGGTGAGAGTCGGGTCAACAATGTACAATCCTATAGTTATAGTAAAGCAAGGTAAATTACGAGGTGCTGTAGAGAAAAGTGTTCTTGGCACTTCCTTCATCGCGTTTCATGAGATACCTTTCGCTGCTCCCCCAATCGGTGAACTCAGATTTAAG GACCCCCAACCACCAGCGCCATGGACGGACGTCAAAGATGTCAGCAAACCTGTCGGGAAACGTTCCCTGCAATTGCAAGAACTGAACCCGCAAAACGTGATCGGCACGGAGGACTGTCTTTATCTTAATGTTTACACTGCGTCTCTCGACCAGTGTAAACCGGTCATGTTCTGGATTCATGGCGGAGGATACCTATCGGGGACAGGAAGCTTCGAGGAGAAGCGGCCCGATTATTTATTAACGAAAGACGTCGTGGTCGTTTCGGTTAATTATAGACTCGGCGCTTTCG GTTTCTTAAATTTGGGTCACAAGGCGGCGCCGGGCAACCAGGGACTAAAAGATTTGATTGCTGCTCTGGAGTGGGtcaaggaaaatatttctaacttcGGAGGTGACCCTAACAATGTCACAGCTTTCGGCGCGAGCGCCGGAGGTGTCCTGACGCATGCGTTGGCTGTATCGCCGCGCGCGAAAG GACTGATCCACAAGGCGATTATGCAAAGTGGATTGCTGTCGTGTCCATGGAACGCAGGACAAAGTCGACCGGAACGTGGTTTTAAACTTGCTAACGCCCTCGGGACAGATTCTACCGATCCTGAAGAAGTTGTTAGATATCTTCGCACTGTCGACGCGGCGGATATCGTGAACGCTACTAAAAACATTCTTACGAAAGAG GAAGACAGTATATTCTCTCTTCCGTTTTCATTGAACACTGATGACGTAGCTGACAACCCTGTCCTACCATTGCCTATGGAACAAATGATGGAAAAAGATATTTGTATTCCTGTGATAGTAGGGTACACGTCGCATGAGTTCATTATGTTCCTTAAAG ACAATTCCGACAAGACAATGATGCATTTTAATAGCATTCTACCACAGTATGTGAAACTGTTAGCAAAATTAAAGAAGCTAGAGCCCGAAaagattgaaatgttattggaaACTGTTAGAGATCGGTATTTGGATAAGGAACCGATCAGTGCACAGAATTTGGAGAAATTCTCAGACTTCATAACTGATTTATATTTTGGAATACCTGTGAAAATGTATTTAGAAGATCGAGTGAAAAGGACGTCAACGCCTAGTTATTGTTACGTATACTCGTATGTCGGCACTCAGAAAACACACACGGATATCTTAGTAAACCGTGTTATAAAAG GTGCGTCTCACGTCGACGAATTGGCGTATCTGTTTTACTTGAAATCTATTAAGGTTGACGATCCGGAGCCACCAGCAATAGGAACGAAAGATAGATTAACGATAGAACGTTTGACTAGTTTGTGGACCAATTTTGGCAGAACGGG GAATCCTACGCCGTGTctcgatgaaaatattaaagtcCTTTGGGAGCCTGCGACGGAGGATCAATTCAAGTATCTTGACATCGGCGAAGAACTTCAATTATTATGTATAGAACCACACATTTTTAACTgcagttaa
- the LOC116424268 gene encoding esterase FE4-like isoform X4 has product MFWIHGGGYLSGTGSFEEKRPDYLLTKDVVVVSVNYRLGAFGFLNLGHKAAPGNQGLKDLIAALEWVKENISNFGGDPNNVTAFGASAGGVLTHALAVSPRAKGLIHKAIMQSGLLSCPWNAGQSRPERGFKLANALGTDSTDPEEVVRYLRTVDAADIVNATKNILTKEEDSIFSLPFSLNTDDVADNPVLPLPMEQMMEKDICIPVIVGYTSHEFIMFLKDNSDKTMMHFNSILPQYVKLLAKLKKLEPEKIEMLLETVRDRYLDKEPISAQNLEKFSDFITDLYFGIPVKMYLEDRVKRTSTPSYCYVYSYVGTQKTHTDILVNRVIKGASHVDELAYLFYLKSIKVDDPEPPAIGTKDRLTIERLTSLWTNFGRTGNPTPCLDENIKVLWEPATEDQFKYLDIGEELQLLCIEPHIFNCS; this is encoded by the exons ATGTTCTGGATTCATGGCGGAGGATACCTATCGGGGACAGGAAGCTTCGAGGAGAAGCGGCCCGATTATTTATTAACGAAAGACGTCGTGGTCGTTTCGGTTAATTATAGACTCGGCGCTTTCG GTTTCTTAAATTTGGGTCACAAGGCGGCGCCGGGCAACCAGGGACTAAAAGATTTGATTGCTGCTCTGGAGTGGGtcaaggaaaatatttctaacttcGGAGGTGACCCTAACAATGTCACAGCTTTCGGCGCGAGCGCCGGAGGTGTCCTGACGCATGCGTTGGCTGTATCGCCGCGCGCGAAAG GACTGATCCACAAGGCGATTATGCAAAGTGGATTGCTGTCGTGTCCATGGAACGCAGGACAAAGTCGACCGGAACGTGGTTTTAAACTTGCTAACGCCCTCGGGACAGATTCTACCGATCCTGAAGAAGTTGTTAGATATCTTCGCACTGTCGACGCGGCGGATATCGTGAACGCTACTAAAAACATTCTTACGAAAGAG GAAGACAGTATATTCTCTCTTCCGTTTTCATTGAACACTGATGACGTAGCTGACAACCCTGTCCTACCATTGCCTATGGAACAAATGATGGAAAAAGATATTTGTATTCCTGTGATAGTAGGGTACACGTCGCATGAGTTCATTATGTTCCTTAAAG ACAATTCCGACAAGACAATGATGCATTTTAATAGCATTCTACCACAGTATGTGAAACTGTTAGCAAAATTAAAGAAGCTAGAGCCCGAAaagattgaaatgttattggaaACTGTTAGAGATCGGTATTTGGATAAGGAACCGATCAGTGCACAGAATTTGGAGAAATTCTCAGACTTCATAACTGATTTATATTTTGGAATACCTGTGAAAATGTATTTAGAAGATCGAGTGAAAAGGACGTCAACGCCTAGTTATTGTTACGTATACTCGTATGTCGGCACTCAGAAAACACACACGGATATCTTAGTAAACCGTGTTATAAAAG GTGCGTCTCACGTCGACGAATTGGCGTATCTGTTTTACTTGAAATCTATTAAGGTTGACGATCCGGAGCCACCAGCAATAGGAACGAAAGATAGATTAACGATAGAACGTTTGACTAGTTTGTGGACCAATTTTGGCAGAACGGG GAATCCTACGCCGTGTctcgatgaaaatattaaagtcCTTTGGGAGCCTGCGACGGAGGATCAATTCAAGTATCTTGACATCGGCGAAGAACTTCAATTATTATGTATAGAACCACACATTTTTAACTgcagttaa